From Nitrospirota bacterium, the proteins below share one genomic window:
- the argF gene encoding ornithine carbamoyltransferase, producing MLTVSAIPVHELERLLKLAEELKALQRRGVRPQPLLGKTLGLFFEKPSTRTRVSFEAGMNQLGGQCIFLSATDIQMCRGESVADTARVLSRYLDGLVIRTYDHAIVEEWAREATIPVINGLTDLCHPCQALSDLLTIREKKGALKGVKLAYVGDGNNVANSLIECAAKIGMVVSVACPHGYEPDQRIVDLARLEAERTGAAIEIGANPQVAVKGADVLYTDVWVSMGREREQSRRLKTLAPYQVNERLLRLARPGAIVMHCLPAHRGQEITASVLDGPQSVVLDQAENRLHMQKAILVELLKPSRKADRKRRP from the coding sequence CTGCTCACGGTCAGCGCGATCCCGGTCCACGAACTCGAACGGCTGCTCAAGCTGGCGGAAGAGTTGAAGGCGCTGCAGCGCCGAGGGGTCCGGCCCCAGCCCCTGTTGGGCAAGACTCTCGGCCTCTTCTTCGAGAAGCCGTCCACCAGGACGCGGGTGTCCTTCGAGGCGGGCATGAACCAGCTCGGCGGCCAGTGCATCTTCCTCTCGGCCACCGACATCCAGATGTGCCGCGGGGAGAGCGTCGCCGACACGGCGCGCGTGCTCTCCCGCTACCTGGACGGGCTCGTGATCCGCACCTACGACCATGCGATCGTGGAAGAATGGGCGCGGGAGGCGACGATCCCGGTCATCAACGGGCTCACCGACCTCTGCCACCCCTGTCAGGCTCTCTCGGACCTGCTGACGATCAGGGAGAAGAAGGGAGCCCTCAAGGGCGTGAAGCTCGCCTACGTGGGGGACGGGAACAACGTGGCCAATTCGCTCATCGAATGCGCGGCCAAGATAGGCATGGTCGTCAGCGTGGCCTGCCCCCACGGCTACGAGCCGGACCAGCGGATCGTGGACCTGGCGCGGCTTGAGGCGGAGCGGACCGGCGCCGCGATCGAGATCGGGGCGAATCCGCAGGTGGCGGTCAAGGGCGCGGACGTCCTCTACACCGACGTTTGGGTCAGCATGGGGCGGGAGCGGGAGCAATCGCGCCGCCTGAAGACCCTGGCCCCGTACCAGGTCAACGAGCGGCTGCTGAGGCTGGCGCGGCCCGGTGCGATCGTCATGCACTGCCTGCCGGCGCACCGGGGCCAGGAGATCACGGCTTCCGTGCTGGACGGGCCCCAGTCGGTCGTGCTGGACCAGGCCGAGAACCGGCTGCACATGCAGAAGGCCATTCTAGTGGAGCTGCTCAAGCCGAGCCGGAAGGCCGACAGGAAAAGGAGACCATGA
- a CDS encoding argininosuccinate synthase, with product MRREAIKKVVLAYSGGLDTSVILKWLMETYGCQVVAFCADLGQGEDLKAIKAKAQAVGAAKVYVEDLREVFVKEHIFPMLRGNAIYEGSYLLGTSIARPLIAKRQIELAQKEGADAVAHGATGKGNDQVRFELTYLALDPKVRIIAPWREWTFRSRRELIEYASTHGIPVTATKAKPYSMDLNLFHVSYEGGILEDPWEAPPEEIFQMTVSPEKAPDKPRYVEIEYGKGDPVSVDGKAMSPAALLAHLNRLGGEHGIGRVDLVENRYVGMKSRGVYETPGGTILHAAHRALESLTMDREVLHLRDSLIPRYAELVYYGYWYAPERLMLQKAFDEAQQDVSGTVRVKLYKGSCTVAGRKSDRSLYRLDLATFEEDEAYRQRDAEGFIRLNALRLAIRAQRRPRKRHS from the coding sequence ATGAGGCGCGAGGCGATCAAGAAAGTCGTGCTGGCCTACTCGGGCGGGCTGGACACGTCCGTCATTCTCAAGTGGCTGATGGAAACCTACGGTTGCCAGGTCGTGGCCTTCTGCGCCGATCTCGGCCAGGGGGAGGACCTCAAGGCGATCAAGGCCAAGGCGCAGGCGGTCGGCGCCGCCAAGGTCTACGTGGAGGACCTGCGCGAGGTCTTCGTCAAAGAGCACATCTTCCCGATGTTGCGGGGGAACGCGATCTACGAGGGGTCCTACCTGCTCGGCACCTCGATCGCGCGGCCCCTCATCGCGAAGCGGCAGATCGAGCTGGCCCAGAAGGAGGGAGCGGACGCGGTGGCCCACGGAGCGACCGGCAAGGGCAACGACCAGGTCCGGTTCGAACTGACCTACCTGGCGCTGGACCCGAAGGTGCGGATCATCGCCCCGTGGCGCGAATGGACGTTCCGCTCGCGGCGCGAGCTGATCGAGTACGCCTCGACGCACGGCATTCCGGTGACGGCCACCAAGGCCAAGCCCTACAGCATGGACCTGAACCTCTTCCACGTGAGCTACGAGGGCGGCATCCTGGAGGACCCCTGGGAGGCCCCGCCGGAGGAGATCTTCCAGATGACGGTCTCCCCGGAGAAGGCACCGGACAAGCCGCGGTACGTGGAGATCGAGTACGGGAAGGGGGACCCGGTTTCGGTGGACGGGAAGGCGATGAGCCCGGCCGCGCTGCTCGCGCACCTGAACCGGCTCGGCGGAGAGCACGGGATCGGTCGGGTGGACCTGGTCGAGAACCGGTACGTGGGGATGAAGTCGCGCGGCGTCTACGAGACGCCGGGCGGGACGATCCTGCACGCGGCGCACCGGGCGCTGGAGTCGCTCACGATGGACCGGGAGGTCCTGCACCTGCGGGACAGCCTGATCCCGCGCTACGCGGAGCTGGTCTATTACGGCTACTGGTACGCGCCGGAACGGTTGATGCTACAGAAGGCCTTCGACGAAGCCCAACAGGACGTGAGCGGCACGGTCCGCGTGAAGCTCTACAAGGGCTCCTGTACGGTGGCCGGCCGGAAATCGGACCGGTCCCTCTACCGGCTGGACCTCGCCACCTTCGAGGAGGACGAGGCTTACCGGCAAAGAGACGCGGAGGGGTTCATCAGGCTGAACGCGCTGCGGCTGGCGATCCGGGCGCAGCGGCGGCCGCGCAAGCGTCATTCGTGA
- a CDS encoding acetylornithine transaminase — protein MPTEELRQEADRYLMNTYARLPISIVRGRGAKVYDLEGREYLDFVAGIAVNILGHAHPDLVAAIQKQAQHLLHASNLYYTEPQVRLARTLVDHSFARKVFFCNSGAEANEAAIKLARRYAHQKHGPDRFEIITMLQSFHGRTLATLTATGQEKVQKGFEPLMPGFTYVPFNDLGAIERALSPATAAVMLEPVQGEGGVHVADRTYLQGLRDLCRQRDVLLIFDEVQTGMGRTGTLFAYEQLGVQPDIMTLAKGLGGGVPIGACLATDEAAQAFVPGTHASTFGGNPLACAAALAVCRVLLESRGLEHARRMGDYLAKGLQELKERLPVVKDVRGLGLLQGMELTCDGKAVVADCLARGVLINCTVDRVLRFIPPLIITQHEIDRLLGILSQVLGKRA, from the coding sequence ATGCCGACCGAGGAGTTACGCCAGGAAGCCGACCGCTATCTGATGAACACCTACGCCCGGCTGCCGATCTCGATCGTGCGCGGGCGGGGCGCCAAGGTCTACGACCTGGAGGGGAGGGAGTACCTCGACTTCGTGGCCGGCATCGCGGTCAACATCCTGGGACACGCCCACCCGGACCTGGTGGCTGCCATCCAGAAGCAGGCCCAGCACCTCCTGCACGCCTCCAACCTCTACTACACGGAGCCGCAGGTGCGGCTGGCCCGGACGCTCGTGGACCATTCATTCGCCCGAAAAGTCTTCTTCTGCAACAGCGGCGCGGAGGCGAACGAGGCGGCCATCAAGCTCGCCCGCCGCTACGCCCACCAGAAGCACGGACCGGACCGGTTCGAGATCATCACGATGCTCCAGTCCTTCCACGGCCGGACGCTCGCGACTCTGACCGCCACCGGTCAGGAGAAGGTCCAGAAGGGCTTCGAACCGCTGATGCCCGGCTTTACTTACGTCCCATTCAACGACCTCGGAGCCATCGAGCGGGCGCTGAGCCCGGCCACCGCCGCCGTCATGCTGGAGCCGGTGCAGGGCGAAGGCGGGGTGCACGTCGCGGACCGCACCTACCTCCAGGGGCTGCGCGACCTCTGCCGGCAGCGGGACGTGCTGTTGATCTTCGACGAAGTCCAGACCGGCATGGGCCGCACCGGCACCCTGTTCGCGTACGAACAGCTCGGCGTCCAGCCGGACATCATGACCCTGGCCAAGGGGCTCGGCGGCGGCGTGCCGATCGGCGCCTGCCTCGCGACGGATGAGGCGGCGCAGGCCTTCGTTCCCGGCACCCACGCCTCCACCTTCGGCGGAAATCCCCTGGCCTGCGCGGCCGCGCTGGCCGTGTGCCGCGTGCTGCTGGAGAGCCGGGGGCTGGAGCACGCCCGCCGCATGGGCGATTATCTGGCCAAGGGCCTCCAGGAGCTGAAGGAACGTCTGCCCGTCGTGAAGGACGTGCGCGGGCTCGGCCTGCTGCAGGGCATGGAGCTGACCTGCGACGGGAAGGCGGTCGTGGCCGACTGTCTGGCGCGCGGGGTTCTGATCAATTGCACCGTGGATCGCGTCCTGCGCTTCATCCCGCCCCTCATCATTACCCAGCACGAGATCGACCGGCTGTTGGGCATCCTGTCCCAAGTTCTCGGCAAGCGGGCCTAG
- a CDS encoding cobalamin-dependent protein (Presence of a B(12) (cobalamin)-binding domain implies dependence on cobalamin itself, in one of its several forms, or in some unusual lineages, dependence on a cobalamin-like analog.) → MDLMHARETTRRLLLVDPYPRNNPYHLTASERRAVWFPKLSLPVIAAYTPPEWDVDLVDEAVEDVDFDRPCDLVGLSVMTCYAPRAYEIAAEFRKRGKPVVLGGVHPTYCPDEALRHCDAIVCGEAEDLWPRLVADFEAGAMKRLYKMEQFPSLDRYKSPRVELLSPDAYMTRQCSFTTRGCHFDCEFCSVSPFNGKTTRRRPVHEVVKELSQIKQWIRAELVERMRHGSLWQAFLTGLRIRIGLEDGTIFAFVDDLHNSNRAYCRELWTALKPLKIKWGCQSTLFLGDDPEMVKLAAESGCVSVFVGMESLDEDALEETNKSFNRVKKFEDEIKMFHDHGIMVNPGIVFGFDHDDESVFERAVEFLVRNRVELAYFNVLTPLPGTALYERYHREGRIFDYDWAKYDGKHVVFRPSRMTPEQLQEGFHWANHQFYSWPSVWRRLSGTKQRLPARFEMNREFRRLIKRSCPKGSLSPIAKVLRNLQAKLPALDADQLIPNALHAIKQTIGEKERSAKELWLNIKARRHDQFAALFVELEGTLDHLNAKELLDRVRQAAERARMDVIVNFEHLKHATPAALQTLLDGETLKAMAPHAKVRYRKFKESFEAALDEISLSGLELLEEER, encoded by the coding sequence ATGGACCTGATGCACGCCAGGGAGACCACACGCCGGTTGCTGCTGGTTGATCCCTATCCGAGGAACAACCCGTATCACCTGACGGCCAGCGAGCGTCGCGCGGTCTGGTTCCCCAAGCTGAGCCTGCCGGTCATCGCGGCCTACACGCCGCCCGAGTGGGACGTGGACCTCGTGGACGAGGCGGTGGAAGATGTGGACTTCGACCGGCCTTGCGACCTGGTCGGCCTTTCGGTCATGACCTGCTACGCCCCCCGGGCCTACGAGATCGCGGCGGAGTTCCGGAAGCGGGGCAAGCCGGTGGTGTTGGGCGGGGTCCACCCGACCTACTGTCCCGACGAGGCGCTGCGGCACTGCGACGCGATCGTTTGCGGGGAGGCGGAGGACCTCTGGCCTCGGCTCGTCGCCGACTTCGAAGCCGGTGCGATGAAGCGCCTTTACAAAATGGAGCAGTTCCCCTCGCTGGACCGCTACAAGAGCCCGCGCGTGGAGCTGCTGAGCCCCGACGCCTACATGACCCGGCAGTGCAGCTTCACGACGCGCGGCTGCCATTTCGACTGCGAGTTCTGCAGCGTCTCCCCCTTCAACGGGAAGACCACCCGACGCCGGCCGGTCCACGAGGTGGTGAAGGAGCTGAGCCAGATCAAGCAGTGGATCCGCGCCGAGCTGGTCGAGCGGATGCGGCACGGCTCGCTCTGGCAGGCCTTTCTGACCGGGCTGCGCATCCGGATCGGCCTCGAGGACGGAACGATCTTCGCCTTCGTGGACGACCTGCACAACAGCAACCGGGCCTATTGCCGCGAGCTCTGGACGGCGCTCAAGCCGCTGAAGATCAAGTGGGGCTGCCAATCCACCCTGTTCCTGGGCGACGACCCCGAGATGGTCAAGCTGGCGGCCGAGAGCGGTTGCGTGTCGGTCTTCGTCGGGATGGAGTCGCTGGATGAGGACGCGCTCGAGGAGACCAACAAGTCCTTCAACCGGGTGAAGAAGTTCGAGGACGAGATCAAGATGTTCCACGACCACGGGATCATGGTGAACCCCGGCATCGTCTTCGGCTTCGACCACGACGACGAGTCGGTCTTCGAGCGGGCCGTGGAGTTCCTCGTGCGCAACCGGGTGGAGCTGGCCTATTTCAACGTGCTGACCCCGCTCCCGGGCACCGCGCTCTACGAGCGATACCACCGCGAAGGCCGGATCTTCGACTATGACTGGGCCAAGTACGACGGCAAGCACGTGGTCTTCCGCCCGAGCCGCATGACGCCCGAGCAGCTCCAGGAGGGCTTCCACTGGGCCAACCATCAGTTCTACTCCTGGCCGTCCGTCTGGCGCCGGCTGTCCGGCACGAAGCAGCGGCTCCCCGCCCGGTTCGAGATGAACCGGGAGTTCCGCAGGCTCATCAAGCGGTCCTGCCCCAAGGGAAGCCTGTCCCCGATAGCCAAGGTGCTCAGAAACCTCCAGGCCAAGCTGCCAGCGCTGGACGCGGACCAGCTCATCCCGAACGCGCTGCACGCGATCAAGCAGACGATCGGGGAGAAGGAGCGGAGCGCCAAGGAGCTCTGGTTGAACATCAAGGCCAGGCGGCACGACCAGTTCGCCGCCCTGTTCGTGGAGCTGGAAGGAACCCTGGACCACCTGAACGCCAAGGAACTGCTGGACCGCGTCCGCCAGGCGGCCGAGCGCGCCCGGATGGACGTCATCGTCAACTTCGAGCACCTCAAGCACGCGACGCCGGCCGCGCTGCAGACGCTCCTGGACGGGGAGACGCTGAAGGCGATGGCCCCTCACGCGAAGGTGCGTTACCGGAAATTCAAGGAATCCTTTGAGGCGGCGCTGGATGAGATCTCGCTGAGCGGGCTCGAGCTGCTCGAAGAGGAGCGGTAG
- the argH gene encoding argininosuccinate lyase, producing the protein MWGGRFREGTHRLVEAFTASLAFDRRLYPYDIKGSVAHCKTLERAGVLTHRETATILRGLESVRAELDGGRFPFAPQDEDIHMAIERRLTELIGPVGGKLHTGRSRNDQVALDLRLYLKDELTRLRDGLRRLQQALVARARADKDVVMPGYTHLQRAQPVLFAHHLLAYVEMLERDKGRLRDALARVDVLPLGSGALAGSNYPVDRAYTAKLLGFSAVSENSLDAVSDRDFALETLAALALTMMHLSRLSDELILWSSQEFRFVDLPDAFCTGSSMMPQKKNPDVPELVRGKTGRVYGHLLGLLTTMKGLPLSYNRDLQEDKEAVFDALDTVAASVEVLGELIKGLRVNRAALAEAVESGFLLATELADYLVTRGVPFREAHAVTGRIVRACLDEGRDLRDLTLTELRAFSDRFEKDVLDVVTVEGAIERKAQVGGTARKRVEARLKALEKALR; encoded by the coding sequence ATTTGGGGCGGACGGTTCCGGGAGGGGACGCACCGCCTCGTGGAGGCCTTTACGGCTTCGCTGGCGTTCGACCGGCGCCTGTACCCGTACGACATCAAGGGCAGCGTCGCCCACTGTAAGACGCTCGAGCGGGCCGGCGTGCTCACGCATCGGGAAACCGCGACGATCCTGCGCGGGCTGGAATCGGTGCGGGCCGAGCTGGACGGGGGACGCTTCCCCTTCGCCCCGCAGGACGAGGACATCCACATGGCGATCGAGCGGCGTCTCACCGAATTGATCGGCCCGGTGGGCGGCAAGCTCCATACGGGCCGGAGCCGGAACGACCAGGTGGCGCTGGACCTCCGCTTGTATCTCAAGGACGAGCTCACGCGGCTGCGCGACGGGCTCCGCCGGCTGCAGCAGGCGCTGGTGGCGCGGGCGCGGGCGGACAAGGACGTGGTCATGCCCGGTTACACGCACCTGCAACGGGCGCAGCCGGTCCTCTTCGCGCACCACCTGCTGGCCTACGTGGAGATGCTGGAGCGGGACAAGGGCCGGCTGCGCGACGCGCTGGCGCGGGTGGACGTGCTCCCGCTTGGCTCCGGCGCGCTGGCCGGCTCCAACTATCCGGTGGACCGGGCCTACACGGCCAAGCTGCTCGGCTTTTCGGCGGTGAGCGAGAACAGCCTCGACGCGGTCTCCGACCGGGACTTCGCGCTCGAGACCCTGGCGGCGCTGGCGCTCACGATGATGCACCTGTCCCGCCTGAGCGACGAGCTGATCCTCTGGTCGTCGCAGGAGTTCCGGTTCGTGGACCTGCCGGACGCCTTCTGCACGGGCAGCAGCATGATGCCGCAGAAGAAGAACCCGGACGTGCCGGAGCTCGTGCGGGGCAAGACCGGCCGGGTGTACGGGCACCTGCTGGGGCTCCTCACGACGATGAAGGGCCTGCCGCTCAGCTACAATCGGGATCTCCAGGAGGACAAGGAGGCGGTCTTCGACGCCCTGGACACGGTCGCAGCCTCGGTGGAGGTCCTGGGCGAATTGATCAAGGGGCTCAGGGTGAACCGCGCGGCACTCGCCGAGGCGGTCGAATCCGGCTTCCTGCTCGCCACCGAGCTGGCGGACTATCTGGTGACCAGGGGCGTGCCGTTCCGCGAGGCCCACGCCGTCACCGGCCGCATCGTGCGGGCCTGCCTGGACGAAGGACGCGATCTGCGGGACCTCACGCTGACCGAGCTGCGCGCCTTCTCGGACCGGTTCGAGAAGGACGTGCTGGACGTCGTGACGGTCGAAGGGGCGATCGAGCGGAAGGCGCAGGTGGGGGGCACGGCGAGGAAACGGGTCGAGGCCCGGCTGAAGGCGCTGGAGAAAGCGCTGCGATGA